The Thermothielavioides terrestris NRRL 8126 chromosome 2, complete sequence genome includes a region encoding these proteins:
- a CDS encoding mitochondrial 37S ribosomal protein MRPS16 has protein sequence MVVKIRLARFGRTNAPFYNIVVAQARSARNSRPIEVIGTYDPIPKKDPYDESGKLHKDIKLDTTRAKYWIGVGAQPTDPVWRLLSMLGILPPKPRPGATASPKMLPQADKA, from the exons ATGGTGGTCAAGATCAGACTGGCACGCTTCGGGCGCACCAACGCGCCCTTCTACAacatcgtcgtcgcccaaGCCCG CTCTGCGCGCAACAGCCGGCCGATCGAGGTCATCGGCACTTACGACCCGATCCCCAAGAAAGACCCCTACGACGAGTCCGGCAAGCTGCACAAGGACATCAAGCTAGACACGACGCGGGCAAAATACTGGATCGGCGTGGGCGCTCAGCCGACAGACCCCGTGTGGAGGTTATTATCCATG CTCGGCATCCTCCCGCCCAAGCCCCGGCCAGGCGCCACCGCGAGTCCCAAGATGCTGCCGCAAGCCGACAAGGCGTGA
- a CDS encoding glycoside hydrolase family 16 protein (CAZy_ID 269685): MCLPRPFHAPAVALLAWSALVRHAAAQVTTDCFPMNKTCPPDIAFGTDYNFNFTSQPNVDVWETTVNPVEWDPDAGAIFRITKQGDSPTIRTKFYYFWGRTEIHMKAAKGTGVISSMMMLSDNLDEIDWEFFGGNDTIAQSNYFGKGVPDFHNAGLHTVPGGVHDDYHNYTTVWTKDSLLFYIDDQLVRTLLPKDANNSYYYPQTPMRLSIGIWAGGDPRLPNGTREWAGGTTDYSQGPFEMYVKSAHITDFSSGKEYEYTDRSGSWESIKIIAGNSTIKDEVNAPPAMTLSQRWNALPTGAKIAIYACAGGFGGLLIIAALYYCIRQRRRGAREAKAAEARAEAERLELERFKKAGVDPDSFVSSASEYNAKEMQRDHLAGKDGYSVPPSPTMTAIDPASPLDNRWNPPAAMSPLAMGEAAAAMRSPGPQSPHAASANNYPDRPGSSHSNMSSRRSPAPPGGGFNPHERGTRSPAPSSPRHAPSPAPSMRQQQQFAQSPPNRSYTAPSAQMRRGTPAPPAQPQHDFDAGAGIHRSASPAQLAHPQPQRSFTTGGFGGGPDNNRGYDGGGGGGGGGGNQGYWGDGARYR, from the exons ATGTGCCTACCGCGGCCGTTCCACGCCCCAGCCGTTGCGCTGCTGGCCTGGTCCGCGCTGGTccgccatgccgccgcccaagtcACCACCGACTGCTTCCCGATGAACAAGACATGCCCCCCCGACATCGCCTTCGGCACCGATTACAACTTCAACTTCACCTCGCAACCGAATGTCGACGTCTGGGAAACGACGGTGAACCCCGTTGAGTGGGACCCTGACGCGGGCGCCATCTTCAGGATCACGAAGCAGGGCGACTCGCCCACCATCCGGACCAAGTTCTACTACTTCTGGGGTCGCACCGAGATCCACATGAAGGCCGCCAAAGGCACCGGTGTCATCAGCTCCATGATGATGCTGAGTGATAACCTGGACGAGATCGACTGGGAGTTCTTTGGCGGCAACGACACCATCGCCCAGAGCAACTACTTCGGCAAGGGCGTGCCCGACTTCCACAACGCCGGCCTCCACACCGTCCCCGGCGGTGTCCATGACGACTACCACAACTACACCACCGTCTGGACCAAAGACTCGCTCTTGTTCTACATCGACGACCAGCTTGTCCGCACGCTCCTGCCCAAGGACGCCAACAACAGCTACTACTACCCACAAACCCCCATGCGCCTGTCCATCGGCATCTGGGCTGGCGGTGATCCGAGGCTTCCTAACGGAACGCGGGAGTGGGCCGGCGGTACCACAGACTACAGCCAGGGTCCGTTTGAGATGTATGTCAAGAGCGCTCACATCACCGATTTCAGCAGCGGCAAGGAGTATGAGTACACCGACAGGAGCGGCTCATGGGAGAGCATCAAGATCATCGC GGGCAACTCCACGATCAAGGACGAGGTCAATGCGCCGCCCGCGATGACGCTTTCCCAAAGGTGGAACGCACTGCCCACCGGGGCCAAGATTGCCATCTACGCgtgcgccggcggcttcggcggcctTCTCATCATCGCCGCTCTGTACTACTGCAtccggcagcgccgacggGGCGCCCGCGAGGCCAaagccgccgaggcgcgggCCGAGGCTGAGCgtctcgagctcgagcggTTCAAGAAGGCCGGCGTGGACCCCGACAGCTTCGTCTCCTCGGCGTCCGAGTACAACGCGAAGGAGATGCAGCGCGACCACCTCGCTGGCAAAGACGGCTACAGCGTGCCGCCCTCGCCAACCATGACCGCTATCGACCCCGCGTCGCCCCTCGACAACCGGTGGAACCCCCCCGCTGCGATGTCCCCCCTCGCCATGGGCgaagcggccgccgccatgcgcAGCCCCGGCCCGCAGTCCCCACACGCCGCGAGCGCAAACAACTACCCCGACCGACCGGGCAGCAGCCACAGCAACATGAGCAGCAGGCGttcccccgcgccgccgggcggcggcttcaATCCGCACGAGCGGGGCActcgctcgccggcgccgtcgtccccGCGGCACGCCCCCTCGCCCGCCCCGAGCatgcggcagcagcagcagttcGCCCAATCGCCGCCCAACCGCAGCTACACGGCCCCGAGCGCGCAGATGCGCCGCgggacgccggcgccgcccgctcagCCCCAACACGACTttgacgccggcgccggcatccacAGGTCCGCCAGCCCCGCCCAGCTGGCCCATCCGCAGCCCCAAAGGAGCTTCACCACCGGCGGGTTCGGTGGTGGGCCGGACAACAACCGGGGCTAtgacggtggtggcggcggcggcggcggcggtgggaaTCAGGGGTACTGGGGTGATGGTGCTCGGTACAGGTAG